The Gammaproteobacteria bacterium genome includes a window with the following:
- the nusG gene encoding transcription termination/antitermination protein NusG, with protein sequence MAEELIKRWYIIQVRSGFENRVVDLLRERIRVEHMEDKFAEIVVPTEEVVEMKGGQKKTSERKFFPGYVLVMMHMSDQTWHLVKSINVANRYVLGFVGGDKPTPITHEEADRILLRVKEGVAKPKPKTLFEAGEVVRVIDGPFADFNGVVEDVNYEKSRLRVSVLIFGRSTPVELEFSQVEKS encoded by the coding sequence ATGGCAGAAGAGTTAATAAAGCGTTGGTATATCATCCAAGTGCGTTCTGGCTTTGAGAATCGCGTAGTAGATCTACTGCGTGAACGAATTCGTGTTGAGCATATGGAAGACAAGTTTGCCGAAATCGTGGTCCCCACCGAAGAAGTTGTAGAAATGAAGGGTGGCCAAAAGAAAACAAGCGAAAGAAAGTTTTTCCCAGGGTATGTATTAGTGATGATGCATATGAGCGACCAGACATGGCATTTGGTTAAAAGCATAAATGTGGCTAATCGTTATGTTTTAGGTTTTGTGGGTGGAGATAAACCCACGCCTATTACGCATGAAGAGGCAGACCGAATTCTGCTACGCGTTAAAGAAGGTGTGGCGAAGCCAAAACCAAAAACATTGTTCGAAGCAGGCGAAGTAGTTCGCGTAATAGATGGTCCTTTCGCAGACTTCAATGGTGTAGTTGAAGATGTAAATTATGAGAAAAGTCGTTTAAGAGTCTCTGTATTAATTTTTGGTCGATCAACGCCTGTCGAATTGGAGTTTAGTCAGGTAGAGAA
- a CDS encoding elongation factor Tu, which yields MVMPGDNVTVIVTLLAPIAMEDGLRFAIREGGRTVGAGVVTKVVE from the coding sequence AGATGGTGATGCCAGGAGACAATGTAACGGTAATCGTAACATTGTTGGCGCCAATAGCGATGGAAGATGGCTTACGTTTTGCAATTCGCGAAGGTGGTCGTACAGTGGGTGCTGGTGTAGTAACAAAAGTAGTCGAGTAG
- the secE gene encoding preprotein translocase subunit SecE gives MNSRTIAQSNPGDIIKWSIVIILTVAGLVANYYFHEIAWPLRLAGWIILAIFVVFLALQTAQGKRFETFAKDARMELRKVEWPTRQETMQFTMGVVIMVMIMALALWLIDTALLWVVKWFTA, from the coding sequence ATGAATTCAAGAACAATCGCTCAGAGTAATCCAGGGGACATAATTAAGTGGTCAATAGTGATCATTTTGACGGTCGCTGGTTTAGTAGCAAATTATTATTTTCACGAAATTGCTTGGCCATTAAGATTGGCCGGTTGGATTATTTTAGCAATTTTTGTTGTTTTTTTAGCCTTGCAAACAGCACAAGGGAAGAGGTTTGAAACTTTTGCCAAAGATGCGCGCATGGAACTTAGAAAGGTTGAATGGCCTACACGTCAAGAAACTATGCAATTTACAATGGGTGTCGTAATCATGGTCATGATAATGGCTTTAGCATTATGGCTAATAGATACTGCATTGTTGTGGGTTGTAAAATGGTTCACGGCCTAG